In one Paraburkholderia megapolitana genomic region, the following are encoded:
- a CDS encoding MFS transporter, producing MAATIPEPQQMAHTTQLPGKRIAGRQLATGVSLLYLALYFHFGFFAWMPVWLKDAGSSATEIGTLISIPLILRILTVAPFAAWCGRHGRVRNGIALTVFSAAVVLVFFPQATTHWSRLALFLVFSIIWDQIPVLMDAYAILTVRSRKLDFGRLRVWGSIAVIASSGLAGWVIEKLGIKSLPWAIAVLLLFPLAILPLLPRDSTLVHESSHGSGSWCEIFRDRTLMSVLITASLLMGSSGVITGFGSIQWKSAGIHESTIGILNAISVSSEIVIFTFGAKLLGKRDPRIMMVIGALFSALRWAIMATSPALPMLVFAQILQCFLVAGALLAPVLMIASRVEDILVPSAQGLYAVLLGATLAAVIAGSGWLWQLGPAKAYLAMAVLALLSLPVLASSWRRAAA from the coding sequence ATGGCGGCCACCATTCCGGAACCGCAACAGATGGCACACACGACCCAGCTCCCCGGTAAGCGGATAGCGGGAAGACAGCTCGCAACAGGTGTTTCGCTGCTCTATCTGGCGCTGTACTTCCATTTCGGCTTCTTCGCCTGGATGCCCGTATGGCTCAAGGATGCAGGCTCTTCAGCGACCGAGATCGGCACGTTGATTTCGATCCCATTGATCCTGCGCATCCTGACCGTCGCACCGTTCGCCGCGTGGTGCGGGCGGCACGGCCGGGTTCGTAATGGCATTGCGCTGACGGTATTTAGCGCCGCGGTCGTTCTCGTATTTTTCCCTCAAGCGACGACGCACTGGAGCCGGCTCGCGCTGTTCCTTGTCTTCTCGATCATCTGGGATCAGATACCGGTGCTCATGGACGCGTATGCGATTCTGACCGTGCGCAGTCGCAAGCTGGATTTTGGCCGGCTGCGTGTCTGGGGTTCCATTGCCGTGATTGCCTCGAGCGGCCTGGCGGGCTGGGTCATCGAAAAGCTGGGCATCAAATCGCTTCCGTGGGCAATCGCTGTCCTGCTGCTGTTCCCACTGGCGATTCTGCCGTTGCTGCCACGCGATAGCACGCTCGTCCACGAATCGTCGCATGGCAGTGGCAGCTGGTGTGAGATCTTCCGCGACCGGACGTTGATGTCCGTCCTGATCACTGCTTCGCTCTTGATGGGTAGCAGCGGTGTCATCACCGGCTTCGGATCGATTCAATGGAAAAGCGCGGGAATTCACGAAAGCACGATCGGCATTCTCAATGCGATTTCCGTGTCGTCCGAAATAGTTATTTTCACGTTCGGGGCGAAGCTACTCGGAAAGCGCGACCCGCGCATCATGATGGTGATTGGCGCCCTGTTTAGCGCCTTGCGCTGGGCAATCATGGCAACCTCTCCGGCTCTGCCGATGCTCGTTTTTGCACAGATTCTGCAGTGCTTCCTCGTCGCGGGCGCACTTCTCGCGCCGGTCCTGATGATCGCCAGCCGGGTCGAGGACATCCTGGTCCCCAGTGCGCAAGGACTGTATGCCGTTTTGCTCGGCGCAACGCTAGCGGCGGTGATCGCAGGCTCTGGATGGCTATGGCAGCTTGGGCCGGCAAAAGCCTATCTGGCTATGGCCGTACTCGCCTTGCTGTCGCTACCTGTACTCGCATCGTCGTGGCGCCGTGCCGCGGCTTAA